A DNA window from Stenotrophomonas sp. 57 contains the following coding sequences:
- a CDS encoding DUF72 domain-containing protein translates to MTAAAIRCGIGGWVFPEWRGGAFYPMGLPQREELAHASRALRCIEINGTFYRTPTAAQCAQWAAQTPDGFRFSMKAPRYLVQRRDLSSTVEAAAPFLQAALALGDRLGPLLWQFDPRHPADAPMLAALMAQLPKQLEGVPLQHALEVRNAEAHGPALVAAARAHGVALVIEDSDEAPLHGDVSARFVYARIKRSQARLREGLPAPVQQRWAERARRWSRGEPVDDLPCLAGPPPEIPREVYLLCIGAGKVRNPAAAMALQRLSDDAGNSTRG, encoded by the coding sequence GTGACCGCCGCAGCGATCCGCTGCGGCATCGGCGGCTGGGTGTTTCCCGAATGGCGCGGCGGCGCTTTCTACCCCATGGGCCTGCCGCAGCGTGAAGAACTGGCCCATGCCAGCCGTGCCCTGCGCTGCATCGAGATCAACGGCACCTTCTACCGCACGCCAACCGCAGCGCAGTGTGCGCAGTGGGCCGCGCAGACGCCGGACGGCTTCCGGTTTTCGATGAAGGCGCCCCGCTATCTGGTGCAGCGCCGTGACCTGTCCAGCACCGTGGAGGCTGCGGCCCCCTTCCTGCAGGCTGCCCTCGCGCTCGGCGATCGGCTGGGCCCGCTGCTGTGGCAGTTCGATCCACGCCATCCGGCCGATGCGCCCATGCTGGCGGCGCTGATGGCGCAGCTGCCAAAGCAGCTGGAGGGTGTGCCGCTGCAACACGCTCTGGAAGTCCGCAACGCCGAGGCGCATGGGCCGGCACTGGTGGCCGCTGCACGCGCGCATGGCGTGGCGCTGGTGATCGAAGACAGCGACGAGGCCCCCCTGCACGGCGATGTCAGCGCCCGCTTCGTCTACGCAAGGATCAAGCGCAGCCAGGCCCGCTTGAGGGAGGGCCTGCCGGCGCCCGTGCAGCAACGCTGGGCGGAACGGGCCCGGCGCTGGTCGCGCGGCGAGCCGGTGGATGACCTGCCGTGCCTGGCCGGGCCGCCTCCGGAAATCCCGCGCGAGGTCTACCTGCTGTGTATCGGCGCGGGCAAGGTCCGCAACCCAGCGGCGGCGATGGCGCTGCAGCGGCTCAGCGACGACGCCGGTAATTCCACACGCGGGTAG
- a CDS encoding AAA family ATPase, whose translation MLQTLAIAHYRSLHGLVLPLQPLNVVTGDNGSGKSSLYRALRLLAETAQGGVAALLAREGGLGSALWAGPEKIDRRVTAGDMPLQGGPRQEAVGLKLGFATDAFGYAIDLGYPPPSRSAFALDPQIKAEAIWAGPFLRSASLLVDRRGATVRQRHAGGWDRVDDRLSLFDSLFTQVGDPQRMPETIALREYIRRWRFYDHFRSDADAPARQPAMATRTPVLHHDGRDLAAAWVTILEIGDPVALARSVDDAFPGASVGFEERDGRLALRFHQPGLLRPLSMTELSDGTLRFLLLAAALHSPRPPPLLVLNEPETSLHPDLLPALARLIIAASARSQVWVVSHASRLIAALEQAPGCHSLHLHKQQGRTLLSGQGLLDAPAWHWPQR comes from the coding sequence ATGCTGCAGACCCTGGCCATTGCCCACTACCGCTCGCTGCATGGGCTGGTGCTGCCGCTGCAGCCGTTGAATGTGGTCACCGGCGACAACGGCAGTGGCAAGTCCAGCCTGTACCGCGCGCTGCGCCTGTTGGCGGAAACCGCACAGGGCGGGGTGGCGGCGCTGCTGGCCCGCGAAGGTGGGCTTGGGTCGGCGTTGTGGGCGGGCCCGGAAAAGATCGACCGCCGCGTCACTGCGGGCGACATGCCCCTGCAGGGGGGCCCACGCCAGGAAGCGGTGGGCCTCAAGCTCGGCTTTGCCACCGACGCATTCGGTTATGCGATCGACCTGGGCTATCCGCCGCCCAGCCGCTCGGCGTTTGCCCTGGATCCGCAGATCAAGGCCGAGGCGATCTGGGCCGGACCGTTCCTGCGCAGTGCCAGCCTGCTGGTCGATCGCCGCGGCGCGACGGTGCGGCAGCGCCACGCGGGCGGCTGGGATCGGGTCGATGATCGGTTGTCACTGTTCGACAGCCTGTTCACCCAGGTCGGTGATCCGCAGCGCATGCCGGAGACCATCGCCCTGCGTGAGTACATTCGTCGCTGGCGCTTCTATGATCATTTCCGCAGCGATGCCGACGCGCCGGCGCGGCAGCCGGCGATGGCCACGCGCACGCCGGTGCTGCATCACGACGGCCGCGATCTGGCCGCGGCCTGGGTGACCATCCTCGAGATCGGGGATCCAGTTGCGTTGGCGCGCAGCGTGGACGATGCGTTCCCGGGCGCCTCGGTAGGCTTCGAGGAACGGGATGGCCGATTGGCGCTGCGCTTCCACCAGCCCGGGCTGCTGCGGCCCTTGTCGATGACCGAGCTGTCCGATGGCACCCTGCGTTTCCTGCTGCTGGCTGCCGCGCTGCACAGCCCGCGCCCGCCGCCGCTGCTGGTGCTCAACGAGCCGGAGACCAGCCTGCATCCGGACCTGCTGCCGGCGCTGGCGCGGCTGATCATCGCCGCCAGTGCACGCAGCCAGGTCTGGGTGGTGTCGCACGCCAGCCGTCTGATCGCCGCATTGGAGCAGGCACCGGGCTGCCACTCGCTGCATCTGCACAAGCAGCAGGGCCGCACGTTGTTGAGCGGGCAGGGGCTGCTGGACGCCCCGGCGTGGCATTGGCCGCAACGCTGA
- a CDS encoding polysaccharide lyase gives MSLPLFRLALLPALLASACAFAACPPPPAGQPDIRALGYYTDKAGSVIDPTLRQQNHDATAPLDRYAADVARMSDDYLRDGDRAAAQCTLAWLSAWAKDGAMLGQMIRVNNDQSFYMRQWMLDAVAMAYLKVHDQADPQQRARIDPWLQQLARANLSYWDTPKRRRNNHYYWGGLGVLATGLATDDQTLWQAGHAAFQKGIDDIQDDGSLPLEMARGQRALHYHDYALAPLVMMAELARLRGQDWYASRDHAIDRLARRVIEGSNDPAWFNERTGVTQLPLKASGWVEFYRLRSPDGGLFEAAHAHGPFHSPRLGGDLTLMATHGIVRTPLR, from the coding sequence ATGTCTCTCCCCCTGTTCCGTCTTGCATTGCTACCCGCGCTGCTGGCCAGTGCCTGTGCCTTTGCTGCCTGCCCTCCGCCACCCGCTGGCCAGCCGGACATCCGTGCCCTGGGCTACTACACCGACAAGGCCGGGTCGGTGATCGACCCGACACTGCGCCAGCAGAACCACGATGCCACCGCGCCACTGGACCGCTATGCCGCCGACGTGGCACGCATGAGCGACGACTACCTGCGGGACGGTGATCGTGCCGCTGCGCAGTGCACGTTGGCTTGGCTCAGCGCCTGGGCGAAGGACGGCGCGATGCTCGGGCAGATGATCCGGGTCAACAACGACCAGTCGTTCTACATGCGGCAATGGATGCTCGATGCAGTGGCCATGGCCTACCTGAAGGTGCATGACCAGGCCGACCCGCAGCAGCGCGCGCGCATCGATCCGTGGCTGCAGCAGCTGGCGCGCGCCAATCTGAGCTACTGGGACACCCCGAAGCGGCGGCGCAACAACCACTACTACTGGGGCGGCTTGGGCGTGCTGGCCACCGGCCTGGCCACCGATGACCAGACCCTGTGGCAGGCCGGCCACGCGGCCTTCCAGAAGGGCATCGATGACATCCAGGACGATGGCAGCCTGCCGCTGGAAATGGCGCGCGGGCAACGCGCCCTGCACTACCACGATTACGCATTGGCGCCGCTGGTGATGATGGCTGAGCTGGCGCGGCTGCGCGGACAGGACTGGTATGCCAGCCGGGATCACGCCATCGACCGCCTGGCACGCCGGGTGATCGAAGGCAGCAACGACCCCGCGTGGTTCAACGAACGCACCGGTGTCACACAGCTGCCACTGAAGGCCAGCGGCTGGGTCGAGTTCTATCGGCTGCGCTCGCCCGATGGCGGCCTGTTCGAAGCTGCACACGCACACGGGCCGTTCCACTCGCCACGGCTGGGCGGCGACCTGACCCTGATGGCCACGCACGGCATCGTGCGAACGCCCCTGCGCTAG
- a CDS encoding VOC family protein, with amino-acid sequence MGGNGQPSNGSTIIPCLRYRDALAAIDWLQRAFGFHAQAVYADGDTVFHAQLTFGNGMIMLGSANKESAWSQHAATPEEVGGRQTQSACVIVTDADAHYARARAAGARIVIDIARQDYGGRGYACADPEGYLWWFGSYDPWRADHGQ; translated from the coding sequence ATGGGCGGGAACGGCCAACCCAGCAATGGATCCACCATCATTCCGTGCCTGCGCTACCGCGATGCGTTGGCGGCCATCGACTGGCTGCAGCGCGCGTTCGGCTTCCATGCCCAGGCCGTGTACGCCGACGGCGATACGGTGTTCCATGCGCAGCTGACCTTCGGCAACGGCATGATCATGCTCGGCTCGGCCAACAAGGAAAGCGCCTGGAGCCAGCATGCCGCGACGCCGGAAGAGGTCGGCGGGCGCCAGACCCAGAGCGCTTGCGTGATCGTGACCGACGCCGACGCGCACTACGCCCGGGCCAGGGCCGCAGGCGCCCGCATCGTCATCGACATCGCCCGCCAGGACTATGGTGGCCGTGGTTACGCCTGCGCCGACCCGGAAGGTTACCTGTGGTGGTTCGGCAGCTACGATCCGTGGCGCGCGGACCACGGCCAGTGA
- the agp gene encoding bifunctional glucose-1-phosphatase/inositol phosphatase, whose product MICPLRSLLLVLALGMSTATATAADEQLQQVVLLSRHNLRAPVVASGALANATPETWPRWDVGAGELTTKGGVLELYVGRYMGQWLRQAQLLPATGCPQPGDFHAHANSLQRTQATAEFFVAGAFPGCHVAIEQRMALGTMDPLFNPVIHNGDTAFRKRALLAMQQALAASDLAPATSVLEQITRYPQSAACTGRSDCHLVLSDTTFSAEPGNEPRASGSLALASGLVDALLMEHYQGSGIPREGWGRLNNEAQWKALAQIRNRYQDILFGTPEVARDVAGPLLARVDVLLNDQASPKVSLLVGHDSNIGSLLAALAISDYSLPGQYEKTPIGGLLQFERWRDRHSGVERIRLAYVYPTTAQLRNAQPLTEAQPPGRVALRLPGCAARGCTVAQFQRLLHPAAR is encoded by the coding sequence ATGATCTGCCCCCTACGTTCTCTGCTGCTGGTGCTCGCGCTGGGCATGAGCACTGCAACCGCGACGGCCGCAGATGAACAGCTGCAGCAGGTCGTCCTGCTCAGCCGCCACAACCTGCGCGCGCCGGTGGTGGCATCGGGCGCGCTCGCCAATGCGACGCCCGAGACGTGGCCGCGCTGGGACGTGGGTGCAGGCGAGCTGACCACCAAGGGCGGTGTGCTGGAGCTCTACGTGGGCCGCTACATGGGCCAGTGGCTGCGGCAGGCGCAGCTGCTACCGGCAACAGGCTGCCCGCAGCCGGGCGACTTCCACGCGCACGCCAACAGCCTGCAGCGTACCCAGGCCACCGCAGAGTTCTTCGTTGCCGGTGCCTTCCCGGGTTGCCATGTTGCGATCGAGCAGCGCATGGCGCTGGGCACGATGGATCCCTTGTTCAATCCGGTGATCCATAACGGAGACACGGCCTTCCGCAAGCGCGCGCTGTTGGCAATGCAGCAAGCGCTGGCCGCATCGGATCTGGCGCCAGCAACGTCCGTGCTGGAGCAGATCACCCGATACCCGCAGTCGGCGGCGTGTACCGGCCGCAGCGACTGCCATCTGGTTCTGTCCGACACCACGTTCAGTGCGGAACCGGGCAACGAGCCTCGCGCTTCGGGTTCACTGGCGCTGGCCAGCGGACTGGTCGATGCGCTGCTGATGGAGCACTACCAGGGAAGTGGCATTCCGCGCGAAGGCTGGGGCCGCTTGAACAACGAGGCGCAATGGAAGGCGCTGGCGCAGATCCGCAACCGCTACCAGGACATCCTGTTCGGAACGCCCGAGGTCGCGCGGGATGTGGCCGGACCGCTGCTGGCACGCGTGGATGTGCTGTTGAACGATCAGGCGTCGCCGAAGGTGAGCCTGCTGGTCGGTCACGATTCCAATATCGGTTCGTTGCTGGCGGCGTTGGCAATCAGCGACTACAGCCTGCCGGGGCAGTACGAGAAGACGCCGATCGGCGGCCTGCTGCAGTTCGAGCGCTGGCGTGACCGCCACAGCGGCGTGGAACGGATTCGCCTCGCCTATGTCTACCCGACCACCGCACAGCTGCGTAACGCACAGCCGCTCACCGAGGCGCAGCCGCCGGGCCGCGTCGCGTTGCGGCTGCCGGGCTGCGCCGCGCGGGGCTGCACCGTCGCGCAATTCCAGCGCCTGCTGCACCCGGCGGCCCGCTGA
- a CDS encoding DUF885 domain-containing protein produces MRPHLLALALVAALAGCQPADAPTNASTPASSQQAGDAAVDAAFADLSKRALDTWMQLSPVSATQIGDHRYDSELDDLSAAGQQKTVAAYKALLGELDKIEVAKLGRENQVDAAILRNQLQSEIWNAEVLQSGKWDPQLYNGIAGSAIYGLMAREFAPLPERLKSATARMEKLPAIFAQARENLDPARVPKIHAETVAKQNKGILSIVDTFITPHIGELPQADQQRLQAAIDGLKKAVDEQQTWLDKTLVPNAKGDFRIGAEKYDQKLKFALSSSLSRQEIGERARAELKRVREDMYGIAQTVLKDKPGAPEMPAQPTDEQQQKAIEAALELAYADKPARDKVVDDAKAALEQSTAFVREHDLVTLPDAPVDIILMPEFQRGVAVAYCDSPGPLDKNLKTFYAVSPIPDDWNEKQVDSFLREYNSRMIHLLSIHEGTPGHYLEGWHSAKFPSTLRAVLRSGLFAEGWAVYTERMMQEQGYLNNDPLFHLVQLKFYLRTISNAILDQGVHVDNWDREKAMHLMTHDAFQQESEAAGKWVRAQLTSAQLPTYFVGAQEHFDTRKAVQEKLGDKFNLKAYHDQVLSYGAPPVRFARQLMLDQPIE; encoded by the coding sequence ATGCGCCCGCATCTTCTTGCCCTCGCCCTGGTCGCCGCCCTCGCCGGTTGCCAGCCAGCCGACGCCCCGACCAACGCCTCCACCCCGGCCTCCAGCCAGCAGGCCGGTGACGCGGCGGTCGATGCCGCCTTCGCCGATCTGTCCAAGCGCGCCCTGGATACCTGGATGCAGCTGTCGCCGGTCAGCGCCACCCAGATCGGCGACCACCGCTACGACAGCGAACTGGACGACCTGAGCGCCGCCGGCCAGCAGAAGACCGTGGCCGCCTACAAGGCGCTGCTGGGCGAGCTGGACAAGATCGAGGTGGCCAAGCTGGGCCGCGAGAACCAGGTGGACGCGGCAATCCTGCGCAACCAGCTGCAGTCGGAAATCTGGAACGCCGAAGTGCTGCAGTCCGGCAAGTGGGACCCGCAGCTGTACAACGGCATCGCCGGCAGCGCGATCTACGGCCTGATGGCGCGCGAATTCGCACCGCTGCCGGAGCGCCTGAAGTCGGCCACCGCGCGCATGGAAAAGCTGCCGGCGATCTTCGCCCAGGCCCGTGAGAACCTGGACCCGGCACGCGTGCCGAAGATCCATGCCGAGACGGTGGCCAAGCAGAACAAGGGCATCCTCAGCATCGTCGATACCTTCATCACCCCGCACATCGGCGAACTGCCGCAGGCCGACCAGCAGCGCCTGCAGGCCGCCATCGACGGCCTGAAGAAGGCGGTGGACGAGCAGCAGACCTGGCTGGACAAGACCCTGGTGCCGAACGCCAAGGGCGACTTCCGCATCGGCGCGGAAAAGTACGACCAGAAGTTGAAGTTCGCGCTGAGCTCCTCGCTGTCGCGCCAGGAGATCGGTGAGCGTGCACGTGCCGAGCTCAAGCGCGTGCGCGAGGACATGTACGGCATCGCGCAGACCGTGCTGAAGGACAAGCCGGGCGCGCCGGAGATGCCGGCCCAGCCGACCGACGAGCAGCAGCAGAAGGCGATCGAGGCCGCACTGGAACTGGCCTACGCCGACAAGCCGGCACGCGACAAGGTAGTCGACGATGCCAAGGCCGCGCTGGAGCAGTCCACCGCCTTCGTCCGCGAGCACGACCTGGTGACCCTGCCCGACGCACCGGTGGACATCATCCTGATGCCGGAATTCCAGCGTGGCGTGGCTGTGGCTTACTGCGATTCGCCGGGCCCGCTGGACAAGAACCTGAAGACCTTCTACGCCGTGTCGCCAATTCCGGACGACTGGAACGAGAAGCAGGTCGACTCGTTCCTGCGTGAATACAACTCGCGCATGATCCACCTGCTCAGCATCCACGAAGGCACCCCGGGCCACTACCTGGAAGGCTGGCATTCGGCCAAGTTCCCCTCCACCCTGCGTGCGGTGCTGCGTTCGGGCCTGTTTGCCGAAGGCTGGGCGGTCTACACCGAGCGCATGATGCAGGAGCAGGGTTACCTCAACAACGACCCACTGTTCCACCTGGTGCAGCTGAAGTTCTACCTGCGCACGATCTCCAACGCGATCCTCGACCAGGGCGTGCACGTGGACAACTGGGATCGCGAAAAGGCGATGCACCTGATGACCCACGACGCGTTCCAGCAGGAAAGCGAAGCAGCCGGCAAGTGGGTGCGCGCACAGCTGACGTCGGCGCAGCTGCCGACCTACTTCGTCGGTGCGCAGGAACACTTCGACACCCGCAAGGCGGTACAGGAGAAGCTGGGCGACAAGTTCAACCTGAAGGCCTACCACGACCAGGTACTGTCCTACGGCGCACCTCCGGTGCGCTTCGCACGCCAGCTGATGCTGGACCAACCGATCGAATGA
- the smrA gene encoding multidrug efflux ABC transporter SmrA: MFRWFESLIPVFPPVDGRMPPRRVLPFYLHYLRPVWSVLLATLIAGLLLALVEVAMFDYLGRIVDMVAEQPGADFFKRHANELGWMLFITVIARPILVGLHNLLVNQAIVPGLSNRSRWLMHNYVVRQSLSFFQNDFAGSVANRVMQTGTSLRESAVQMVDSLWYIVVYTGTALYLFAQADWRLMVPLILWLLAYAVILAYFVPRAKQRAWIASEARSKAMGRIVDGYTNIPTLKLFAHGGREQAYVAESIQELAVKHRAQTRITTGMDLTIAIVNGFLIAGTCGLALWLWNGGHITVGAITLATGLVIRIHNMSGWIMWTINGIFEDIGTVQDGITTIAQPLTVQDRDDAVPLRVTRGSVHFQDIHFHYGKKGGVIAGLDLLVKPGEKIGLVGPSGAGKSTLVNVLLRLYDLESGRILIDDQDIAYVTQESLRQQIGVVTQDTSLLHRSIRDNLLYGRPDASDEQLHAAVAKARAASFIDTLVDGQGRRGYDAHVGERGVKLSGGQRQRIAIARVLLKDAPILVLDEATSALDSEVEAAIQDSLDELMGGKTVIAIAHRLSTIARMDRLVVMDQGRIVETGTHAELIAAGGLYARLWARQTGGFVAADQ; this comes from the coding sequence ATGTTCCGTTGGTTTGAATCCCTGATTCCGGTGTTCCCGCCCGTGGACGGGCGCATGCCACCACGCAGGGTGCTGCCGTTCTACCTGCACTACCTGCGCCCGGTATGGTCGGTGCTGCTGGCCACGCTCATCGCCGGGCTGCTGCTGGCGCTGGTGGAAGTGGCAATGTTCGATTACCTGGGCCGCATCGTCGACATGGTCGCCGAGCAGCCGGGCGCCGACTTCTTCAAGCGCCACGCCAATGAACTGGGCTGGATGCTGTTCATCACGGTCATCGCGCGGCCGATCCTGGTCGGCCTGCATAACCTGCTGGTCAACCAGGCCATCGTGCCCGGCCTGAGCAACCGCTCGCGCTGGCTGATGCACAACTACGTGGTGCGGCAGAGCCTGAGTTTCTTCCAGAACGATTTCGCCGGCAGCGTCGCCAACCGGGTGATGCAGACCGGTACCTCGCTGCGCGAATCAGCCGTGCAGATGGTCGATTCGCTCTGGTACATCGTCGTCTACACCGGCACCGCGCTGTACCTGTTCGCGCAGGCCGACTGGCGCCTGATGGTGCCGCTGATCCTGTGGCTGCTGGCCTACGCGGTGATCCTGGCCTACTTCGTGCCGCGCGCGAAGCAGCGGGCATGGATCGCCTCGGAGGCACGTTCCAAGGCCATGGGCCGCATCGTCGATGGCTACACCAACATCCCGACGTTGAAGCTGTTCGCCCACGGTGGCCGCGAGCAGGCCTACGTGGCCGAGTCGATCCAGGAGCTGGCGGTCAAGCACCGCGCGCAGACCCGCATCACCACCGGCATGGACCTGACCATCGCCATCGTCAACGGCTTCCTGATCGCCGGTACCTGCGGGCTGGCGCTGTGGCTGTGGAATGGCGGGCACATCACCGTGGGCGCGATCACCCTGGCCACTGGCCTGGTGATCCGCATCCACAACATGTCCGGCTGGATCATGTGGACCATCAACGGCATCTTCGAGGACATCGGCACGGTGCAGGATGGCATCACGACCATCGCCCAGCCGCTGACCGTGCAGGACCGCGACGATGCGGTGCCGCTGCGGGTGACCCGCGGCAGCGTGCACTTCCAGGACATCCATTTCCACTACGGCAAGAAGGGCGGCGTGATCGCCGGCCTGGATCTGCTGGTCAAGCCGGGCGAGAAGATCGGCCTGGTCGGTCCTTCCGGTGCGGGCAAGTCGACCCTGGTGAACGTGCTGCTGCGCCTGTACGACCTGGAAAGCGGCCGCATCCTGATCGACGACCAGGACATTGCCTACGTTACGCAGGAAAGCCTGCGCCAGCAGATCGGCGTGGTCACCCAGGACACCTCGCTGCTGCATCGCTCGATCCGCGACAACCTGCTGTACGGCCGCCCGGATGCCAGCGACGAGCAACTGCACGCGGCCGTGGCCAAGGCGCGTGCGGCCAGCTTCATCGACACACTGGTGGACGGGCAGGGCCGGCGCGGCTACGACGCGCATGTCGGCGAGCGTGGCGTGAAGCTGTCCGGTGGGCAGCGCCAGCGCATCGCCATTGCCCGCGTACTGCTGAAGGACGCACCAATCCTGGTGCTGGACGAAGCGACCTCGGCGCTGGATTCGGAAGTGGAAGCGGCCATCCAGGACAGCCTGGACGAACTGATGGGCGGCAAGACGGTGATCGCCATCGCGCACCGGCTGTCGACCATCGCGCGCATGGACCGGCTGGTGGTGATGGATCAGGGCCGCATCGTCGAGACCGGCACCCATGCGGAACTGATTGCGGCTGGTGGCCTGTACGCGCGCTTGTGGGCGCGGCAGACCGGTGGTTTTGTCGCGGCCGACCAATGA
- a CDS encoding serine hydrolase has translation MKTWIGGAVLLACTTMASAATPAQLQDLDATVERVRAQFDVPGIAVAVVKDGQVVLERGWGVREQGRPDPVQADTLFAIASNTKAFTATSLNLLAEDGKLKMDDKVIDHLPSFRMSDPFVTGQMTIRDLLSHRSGLSLGAGDLLFWPTTSYSNAEVVERLGRVPLKGGFRESYAYDNILYAVAQQVIEHVSGMSYQQFLQTRIFDKVGMAGTRYNADHLKPGDKAAVGHAKYDFKDLRTVAPLTWSNNAGAGGIYSSAHDMARWMKVQLAEGKLADGTPLFSEKSQQQMWRMITPQSIPAPSVPELAPARANFAGYGEGWSLSDYRGQKLVWHTGGWPGMVSRLTLVPGEKLGVVVLTNQEVGAAFNAITLSVLDAYLGGEKHDWVDAYAKAVAKGQDKADEAWAKHQAARDKRSTPSLALAGYTGTFRDRWYGDMQVSSEGKGLRLRFAKTAQLSGRLEHWQHDTFIVRWDDRSLNADAFVNFSLDPDGKVREVRMQPISDLTDFSFDFQDLLFTPAT, from the coding sequence ATGAAAACCTGGATTGGAGGAGCCGTGCTGCTGGCATGCACGACCATGGCGAGCGCGGCGACGCCGGCGCAGCTGCAGGACCTGGATGCGACCGTCGAGCGCGTGCGCGCACAGTTCGACGTGCCCGGCATCGCCGTGGCCGTGGTCAAGGACGGCCAGGTGGTGCTGGAGCGTGGCTGGGGCGTGCGTGAACAGGGCCGGCCGGACCCGGTGCAGGCCGACACCCTGTTCGCCATCGCGTCCAACACCAAGGCCTTCACCGCCACCTCGCTGAACCTGCTGGCCGAGGACGGCAAGCTGAAGATGGACGACAAGGTGATCGACCACCTGCCGTCGTTCCGCATGTCCGACCCCTTCGTGACCGGGCAGATGACGATCCGTGACCTGCTCTCGCACCGCAGCGGGCTGAGCTTGGGCGCCGGCGACCTGCTGTTCTGGCCGACCACCTCCTACAGCAATGCCGAAGTGGTGGAGCGGTTGGGCAGAGTGCCGCTGAAGGGCGGTTTCCGTGAAAGCTATGCGTACGACAACATCCTGTACGCGGTCGCCCAGCAGGTGATCGAGCATGTCTCTGGCATGAGCTACCAGCAGTTCCTGCAGACCCGCATCTTCGACAAGGTGGGCATGGCCGGCACGCGCTACAACGCCGATCACCTGAAGCCCGGCGACAAGGCCGCGGTCGGCCACGCCAAGTACGATTTCAAGGACCTGCGCACCGTTGCGCCGCTGACCTGGTCGAACAACGCCGGCGCCGGTGGCATCTATTCCAGCGCGCATGACATGGCGCGCTGGATGAAGGTGCAGCTGGCCGAAGGCAAACTGGCCGATGGCACGCCGCTGTTCAGCGAAAAGAGCCAGCAGCAAATGTGGCGGATGATCACGCCGCAGTCGATCCCGGCGCCAAGCGTGCCGGAACTGGCACCGGCGCGAGCCAATTTCGCCGGCTATGGCGAAGGCTGGAGCCTGAGCGATTACCGTGGGCAGAAGCTGGTCTGGCACACCGGTGGCTGGCCGGGCATGGTCTCGAGGCTGACCCTGGTGCCGGGCGAGAAGCTGGGCGTGGTGGTGCTGACCAACCAGGAAGTGGGCGCGGCGTTCAACGCGATCACCCTGAGCGTTCTCGATGCCTACCTGGGCGGCGAGAAGCACGACTGGGTGGATGCCTATGCCAAGGCCGTGGCCAAGGGCCAGGACAAGGCCGATGAAGCCTGGGCCAAGCACCAGGCCGCGCGTGACAAGCGCAGCACGCCGTCGCTGGCGCTGGCCGGTTACACCGGCACGTTCCGCGACCGCTGGTATGGCGACATGCAGGTCAGCAGCGAGGGCAAAGGCCTGCGCCTGCGCTTTGCGAAGACCGCGCAGCTGAGTGGGCGCCTGGAGCACTGGCAGCACGACACCTTCATCGTGCGCTGGGATGATCGTTCGCTCAACGCCGATGCGTTCGTGAACTTCAGCCTGGACCCGGACGGCAAGGTGCGCGAGGTGCGCATGCAGCCGATCTCCGACCTGACCGATTTCAGTTTCGATTTCCAGGACCTGCTGTTCACTCCGGCAACGTAA
- a CDS encoding DMT family transporter: MSTPDTRKALWQIHFCVLLWGVTAILGKLITLPALPLVWWRMLLVTAMLALLPRVWRGLRTLPLRLVAGYAGIGALVALHWLTFYGAVKLANASVAATCIALAPVFTSIIEPWVAKRPFQLRELAFGLAVLPGVALVVGGVPDGMRLGVLIGAISALLVAVFGSLNKRMVSHADPLTVTALELGAGTLTLTLLAPLMPYLLPALASPLWVVPDLHDGILLLVLAGFCTLLPFALALVALRHLSAYTVQLVTNLEPVYAVVLAVVLLREQHEVTPWFYLGVAIIVGAVFLHPLLNRRKPVQHPEILGTAEARNIAD; this comes from the coding sequence ATGAGCACACCCGACACCCGCAAAGCGCTGTGGCAGATCCACTTCTGTGTCCTGCTGTGGGGCGTCACCGCCATCCTCGGCAAGCTGATCACCCTGCCCGCGCTGCCGCTGGTGTGGTGGCGCATGCTGCTGGTGACGGCGATGCTGGCGCTGCTGCCACGGGTGTGGCGCGGGCTGCGCACCCTGCCCCTAAGGCTGGTGGCCGGCTACGCCGGCATCGGCGCGCTGGTCGCCCTGCACTGGCTGACGTTCTACGGCGCGGTGAAGCTGGCCAATGCCTCGGTGGCCGCCACCTGCATCGCGCTGGCGCCGGTGTTCACGTCGATCATCGAGCCGTGGGTGGCCAAGCGGCCGTTCCAGCTGCGTGAACTGGCCTTCGGCCTGGCGGTGCTGCCGGGTGTTGCGCTGGTGGTCGGCGGCGTGCCCGATGGCATGCGCCTGGGTGTGTTGATCGGCGCGATCTCGGCGCTGCTGGTGGCAGTGTTCGGCTCGCTCAACAAGCGCATGGTCAGCCACGCCGATCCGCTCACGGTCACCGCACTGGAGCTGGGGGCCGGCACCCTCACCCTGACCCTGCTGGCACCGCTGATGCCCTACCTGCTGCCAGCGCTGGCAAGCCCGCTGTGGGTGGTTCCCGACCTGCACGACGGCATCCTGCTGCTGGTACTGGCCGGGTTCTGCACGCTGCTGCCGTTCGCCCTGGCCCTGGTCGCGCTGCGCCACCTGAGCGCCTACACCGTGCAGCTGGTGACCAACCTGGAACCGGTCTATGCGGTGGTGCTGGCGGTGGTGCTGCTGCGCGAGCAGCACGAGGTCACCCCGTGGTTCTACCTGGGCGTGGCGATCATCGTCGGTGCAGTGTTCCTGCATCCGCTGCTGAACCGCCGCAAGCCGGTGCAGCATCCGGAGATCCTTGGCACGGCCGAGGCGCGCAACATCGCCGATTGA